The Plasmodium yoelii strain 17X genome assembly, chromosome: 4 genome has a window encoding:
- a CDS encoding fam-a protein, with translation MQNGAFATEHAENVANKANSVHHESAFDKYKDMACYSIYENLVAIDHANNTSELLIKLSETSTDDYSTHPTENGDKIIYSKKIGNMDIGRLHLTIPSYYDVIEELWDFNDTQKYNYKFIKGSLARIYSKDLIIFEKLNIDPKYVPFVKKYVLAAKVKHSNDTTIILCPSRALNYLGKIDDEPNMKEILENTQLIETDIDPEEALIKLDTNISGFVIKKVENDQVDVTYINAIYDDGNSTKYFYDKKERYHAYMNILSLTQRI, from the exons ATGCAAAATGGAGCATTTGCAACCGAACATGCTGAAAATGTTGCTAATAAAGCCAACTCCGTCCACCATGAATCAGC ATTTGACAAATACAAAGACATGGCATGTTATAgtatttatgaaaatttagtAGCAATAGATCATGCAAACAATACTTCAGAACTATTAATAAAACTTTCTGAGACTAGTACAGACGATTATTCGACCCATCCCACAGAAAATGGagacaaaattatatattctaagaaaattggaaatatggATATTGGAAGACTTCATCTTACGATCCCATCT taCTATGACGTAATAGAGGAACTCTGGGATTTCAATGATACCCAAAAATACAACTACAAGTTTATTAAGg GAAGTCTTGCTCGTATATACTCCAAAGATTTAATCATCTTTGAAAAACTTAACATAGATCCTAAATATGTACCCTtcgtaaaaaaatatgttttagcCGCAAAAGTTAAA CATTCAAATGACACAACTATAATTCTTTGTCCTTCAAGAGCTCTAAATTATCTCGGTAAAATTGATGATGAACCTAACATGAAAGAAATATTAGAAAATACACAATTAATCGAAACTGACATTGATCCTGAGGAAGCATTAATCAAATTGGATACTAACATATCCGGATTTGTAATTAAAAAAGTGGAAAATGATCAAGTTGATGTTACTTATATCAACGCT ATTTATGATGATGGAAATTCTACAAAGTATTTCTACGATAAAAAAGAGAGATATCACGCATATATGAATATCCTAAGCTTAACACAACGTATTTGA
- a CDS encoding PIR protein, which produces MDKTLCENFDTLRNYLPDELNTSTSNDIHELGNAKNYCPNEGSGGKECKTDFDKIKAGCLWLFEQLFVENKKNISTVEYIMIWLSYKLNQKTYDGIKNLNDFYTKCIDNNTHYTNCKQGDQDCSTSLKNNVGYQNYKEIINGRKGLLSTNIGNMSKIYEAFKSLCNLYKELGDDSKNCKNALDDNNEFIKKYNELNGNSSISEDSSCKQVLSTLLNDYNNLKDHYDSNDVDCSNIPYLTQTKTEEKGVQSYEESSGPSSEVTSSSSLITSKLIPVLLILGAIPIFLGIAYKYSLFGFRKRVQKHLRES; this is translated from the exons aTGGATAAAACCCTG tgtgaaaATTTTGATACATTGAGAAACTATTTACCCGATGAATTAAACACATCTACAAGTAATGATATTCATGAATTAGGGAATGCTAAGAATTATTGTCCTAATGAAGGTTCAGGGGGAAAAGAATGTAAGACTgatttcgataaaattaaggCTGGATGTTTATGGTTGTTTGAGCAATTATTtgtggaaaataaaaaaaatatcagtacagttgaatacattatgatatggttaagttataaactaaATCAAAAGACGTATGACGGAATCAAGAATCTAAATGATTTTTACACTAAATGTATAGATAATAATACACATTATACTAATTGTAAACAAGGTGATCAAGATTGTAGTACgtcattaaaaaataatgtaggttatcaaaattataagGAAATCATAAATGGAAGAAAGGGATTGTTGAGTACTAATATTGGAAATATGTCTAAAATTTATGaagcatttaaatcattatgtaactTGTATAAAGAACTTGGTGATGACAGTAAAAATTGCAAGAATGCTTtggatgataataatgagtttattaaaaaatataatgaacttAATGGCAATTCTAGCATTAGTGAAGACAGTTCATGTAAACAAgtattgtctacattattaaatgattataataatttaaaagatCATTATGATAGTAATGACGTTGATTGTAGCAATATTCCATACCTTACCCAGACAAAAACAGAAGAAAAAGGTGTGCAAAGTTATGAAGAGAGTTCTGGACCGAGTTCTGAAgttacatcatcaagttcgttGATAACaagcaaattaattccagttTTATTGATACTTGGTGCAATACCAATTTTTTTGGGAAttgcttataag tattcattatttggatttcggaaaagagttcaaaaacatttaagagaaagctaa